One Mucilaginibacter ginkgonis genomic region harbors:
- a CDS encoding glycosyltransferase family 117 protein, with protein sequence MAYKNINNLLGWVCFATAAVTYVLTLEPSVSFWDCGEFISCAYRLQVSHQPGYPMFAMLGKAFSLLSFGDRAKVAYFTNVSSAMASSAAIMFMFWTISMLAKKLLVKRGEKPNPAQTVLIMGAALVGALGFIYTDTFWFSAVETVVFSPAMLCTAVVFWAALKWEANADLPGADRWLVLIAYVMGLSIGIHLLNLLTIPGLTLIYYFRRSKQVTPMKTFLMFLLGVALLAFLQFGVIQYSVKMMAYFDLFTVNNLGLPFNLGAIIFLAALIGVIVWGISYSIRKHKPALNLALLCILFIFFGYSSFTMIPIRAHANTNLDNYHPDNAFALQEYLSRIQYVAPPLIYGEYFDAKPIDQKDGISLYRKGDSKYEMIGKKQELVYDHNTILPRIFSSDAPDVAFYKDWLHLADGQSPTFADNMKWLFSWQVYQMYFRYFMWNFTGRYNDADGQTSTRMINGNWTSGWFDHGKQLPNAITHSITYAPLYALPLIIGLLGMVYHFRKDKKHALVLLVMFFFMGIAIVLYVNQYNVQPRERDYSYVGSFYAFGIWIGLGVLAIADVLRRRLTARIASYGSIAICMLLVPVLVAVKEWPGHNRSTKKVPHDLAYNYLISCPKNAILFTYADNETYPLWYIQEVENVRPDVRIINLSLFTGDWNIRQMQSAINEAAAAPITMPYEKYKDGTRDIIRFSDAKLPDSVEIKEVFDFITSDDPRAKAQYPDGSSENYLPTKNFKLTVNKQAVIANHVVTQEQESRVADVMEWKLPANYLTKGNLALLDIMVHNNWKRPICFAESMPDEDVIGLHKYMYKEGQIYRLLPFKPSAEPDEEKINSLVMYDNMVNKYKWGNMKNASYLDSQTVQLFYPMITANFTSLANSLAAEGHTAMAVKALHKLDDSTPDITADMNVAVRQYYVADSAYHLQDVQLGNKYVNRVMAYVKDQLDYNYRQLQKDADTISVRDVQMGVSLINAMANSTKVASQIALSNMLTAGLKDYETKFSSVLSKQLN encoded by the coding sequence ATGGCGTACAAGAACATTAACAACTTGCTAGGCTGGGTTTGCTTCGCAACCGCTGCCGTAACTTATGTATTAACCCTGGAGCCATCTGTAAGCTTTTGGGATTGCGGCGAATTTATTTCATGCGCGTACCGCTTACAGGTATCGCATCAGCCTGGTTACCCTATGTTCGCTATGCTAGGCAAAGCGTTCTCATTGCTGTCATTTGGCGACCGTGCAAAGGTTGCTTATTTCACTAATGTAAGCTCTGCGATGGCCAGCAGCGCTGCAATCATGTTTATGTTTTGGACTATAAGCATGCTGGCTAAAAAGCTGCTGGTAAAACGCGGTGAAAAGCCCAACCCAGCTCAAACTGTACTTATTATGGGTGCTGCCTTGGTAGGCGCTTTAGGTTTTATTTATACTGATACATTTTGGTTTTCGGCAGTGGAGACGGTAGTATTTTCGCCGGCGATGCTTTGCACAGCCGTTGTTTTTTGGGCGGCACTCAAATGGGAAGCAAATGCTGATCTACCTGGCGCCGACCGTTGGCTGGTGCTCATCGCTTATGTAATGGGATTATCCATCGGCATACATTTATTAAATTTATTGACCATCCCGGGGTTAACGCTTATTTACTACTTCCGCCGCAGTAAACAAGTAACCCCCATGAAAACATTTTTGATGTTTTTGCTTGGCGTTGCCTTGCTGGCCTTCTTACAATTTGGCGTAATCCAGTACTCAGTTAAAATGATGGCGTATTTCGATCTGTTTACGGTCAATAACCTGGGCCTGCCGTTCAACCTGGGGGCCATTATTTTTCTGGCTGCATTAATCGGTGTAATAGTTTGGGGCATCAGCTACAGTATTAGAAAACATAAACCGGCACTTAACCTGGCTTTGCTTTGCATACTGTTCATTTTCTTTGGTTATAGCTCTTTTACCATGATCCCGATAAGGGCGCATGCCAATACCAACCTGGATAATTACCATCCCGATAACGCGTTCGCGCTGCAGGAATATTTAAGCCGCATTCAATATGTTGCCCCACCACTTATCTACGGTGAGTATTTTGACGCCAAGCCTATCGATCAAAAAGATGGCATCAGCCTTTATCGCAAAGGAGACAGTAAATATGAAATGATCGGTAAAAAACAAGAGTTGGTTTACGATCATAACACAATTCTTCCACGCATCTTCAGCAGTGACGCCCCCGATGTTGCTTTTTATAAAGACTGGCTTCACCTTGCAGATGGCCAATCGCCAACGTTTGCAGACAACATGAAATGGTTGTTTAGCTGGCAGGTATACCAAATGTATTTCAGGTACTTTATGTGGAATTTTACCGGCCGGTACAATGATGCCGACGGCCAGACCAGTACACGAATGATCAATGGCAACTGGACGTCGGGATGGTTTGACCACGGCAAACAACTGCCTAACGCCATTACCCACAGCATCACCTACGCCCCGCTATACGCATTGCCGCTCATAATCGGACTGCTGGGTATGGTTTATCATTTCCGCAAGGATAAGAAACACGCGCTGGTGCTGTTGGTAATGTTTTTCTTTATGGGCATAGCGATTGTGCTATATGTAAATCAATATAATGTGCAGCCCCGCGAACGCGATTATTCTTACGTGGGTTCTTTTTACGCTTTTGGCATATGGATAGGTTTAGGTGTTTTAGCTATTGCCGATGTGCTACGGCGAAGGCTTACAGCAAGGATTGCTTCGTATGGCTCTATCGCCATTTGTATGCTGCTGGTTCCTGTTTTAGTGGCAGTAAAAGAATGGCCGGGGCACAACAGATCTACAAAGAAAGTGCCGCATGATCTGGCGTATAATTACCTGATTTCATGCCCCAAGAACGCCATACTTTTTACTTATGCCGATAACGAGACCTATCCGCTATGGTATATACAGGAAGTAGAAAATGTGCGGCCGGACGTGAGGATCATCAACTTAAGCCTGTTTACCGGCGACTGGAATATCCGCCAGATGCAGTCGGCCATTAATGAAGCTGCTGCCGCGCCGATAACTATGCCCTATGAAAAATACAAAGATGGTACCCGCGACATCATCCGCTTTAGCGATGCTAAACTTCCCGACTCGGTAGAGATAAAAGAAGTGTTTGATTTCATCACTTCAGACGACCCGCGTGCAAAGGCCCAATACCCTGATGGTAGCAGTGAAAATTACCTGCCGACTAAGAACTTTAAACTTACAGTAAATAAGCAAGCTGTTATAGCAAATCATGTGGTTACGCAGGAGCAGGAAAGCCGTGTTGCAGACGTGATGGAGTGGAAACTGCCTGCAAATTACCTGACTAAAGGAAACCTGGCGTTATTAGACATTATGGTACACAATAATTGGAAACGCCCCATATGCTTTGCAGAATCTATGCCCGACGAAGATGTGATAGGTCTGCACAAATATATGTATAAAGAAGGGCAAATTTATCGCTTGCTGCCGTTCAAGCCCTCAGCCGAGCCGGATGAAGAAAAGATAAATAGTTTGGTGATGTACGATAACATGGTGAACAAATACAAATGGGGCAATATGAAAAATGCCAGCTACCTCGATAGTCAAACAGTACAATTATTTTACCCAATGATCACCGCAAACTTTACCTCGCTGGCTAATTCACTGGCGGCCGAAGGTCATACCGCCATGGCTGTGAAAGCTTTGCATAAACTGGATGACAGTACCCCTGATATTACTGCTGATATGAACGTTGCCGTGCGGCAATATTATGTAGCGGACAGCGCCTATCACTTACAGGATGTCCAATTAGGCAACAAATACGTGAACAGGGTTATGGCGTATGTGAAAGACCAGCTGGATTACAATTACCGCCAGCTACAAAAAGATGCCGATACCATAAGTGTGCGTGATGTACAGATGGGTGTCTCGCTGATCAATGCCATGGCTAACTCCACAAAAGTGGCTAGCCAGATAGCATTAAGTAATATGCTCACCGCCGGTCTCAAAGATTACGAGACTAAGTTTTCTTCTGTTTTGAGCAAGCAATTAAACTAA
- a CDS encoding YwbE family protein has translation MDGTNRKDIYPGLEVNIILKKDQRSGTLTNGIVKDLLTSAPYHSRGIKVRLQDGQVGRVAEIVEE, from the coding sequence ATGGACGGCACTAACAGAAAAGACATCTACCCCGGGTTAGAGGTAAATATCATCTTAAAGAAAGATCAGCGCAGCGGCACACTCACAAATGGAATTGTGAAAGATCTGCTCACCAGCGCGCCATATCATTCGCGCGGAATAAAAGTCCGCCTCCAAGATGGGCAGGTTGGCCGTGTTGCAGAAATTGTTGAGGAATAG
- a CDS encoding DUF1345 domain-containing protein has product MPRKTEKPSRLLKLDVHYRILISLLCAAIVFFSIFKTELSVSSIILLTWIGFVVSAIVMDWLIIFMAHPQDFKQVNTLEDSSRTMIFIIVIGAAIVSLFSIIFLLKSEKGSTPQEVTGHVFLVIASVLSSWWLVHTIFAIRYAHIYYDTTNDDDSKKPFGGLDFPGGEKYPDFMDFVYFSFVLGMTFQVSDVEISNSQLRRLAWIHGLISFAFNTAIVALSINVISGLVAH; this is encoded by the coding sequence ATGCCCCGGAAAACTGAAAAGCCAAGCCGCTTATTAAAACTCGACGTTCATTACAGGATACTTATTTCTCTGTTATGCGCGGCCATCGTCTTCTTCAGTATTTTTAAGACTGAGCTATCCGTCTCGTCTATAATATTGCTAACATGGATAGGCTTCGTAGTTAGTGCAATCGTAATGGACTGGCTTATTATCTTTATGGCGCACCCGCAAGATTTTAAGCAGGTGAATACATTGGAAGATTCAAGCCGGACAATGATTTTTATTATTGTCATCGGGGCGGCTATAGTGAGCCTTTTTTCTATCATCTTCTTATTGAAATCAGAAAAAGGCTCGACGCCTCAAGAGGTTACCGGGCACGTTTTCCTGGTAATTGCTTCGGTATTGTCATCGTGGTGGTTGGTGCACACCATATTTGCCATCAGGTATGCCCATATTTATTATGACACCACCAATGATGACGACAGTAAAAAGCCATTCGGCGGACTAGACTTTCCCGGTGGCGAAAAGTATCCGGATTTTATGGATTTTGTGTACTTCTCATTCGTGCTGGGCATGACTTTCCAGGTATCGGATGTAGAGATTTCTAACAGTCAGTTACGCAGATTGGCCTGGATACATGGCTTAATATCTTTCGCATTTAATACGGCAATAGTTGCATTAAGTATAAACGTTATATCCGGTCTCGTGGCGCACTAA
- a CDS encoding HAD family hydrolase translates to MQKPDSLIFDMDGTLWDAVATYAVSWNEVFKELDIDITVDKDKLAHMVGWEGKKVIKEIMPDFDDERRTEIYATVNSARHNLIPQLGGIMYDGVIDGLKELSTKYKIFILSNCAKGIIQLFIDWAGLHEYITDELAYGINFMPKSHNIKLLSDKWDLMSPVYIGDTEGDGQQSRLAGIPFVFVSYGFGNTDDYDLKFDNFSDLTKHFMGLE, encoded by the coding sequence ATGCAAAAACCCGATAGTTTAATATTCGACATGGACGGCACCCTTTGGGATGCTGTGGCAACGTATGCCGTATCCTGGAATGAGGTATTTAAGGAATTGGATATTGACATTACCGTCGATAAGGATAAACTGGCGCACATGGTAGGTTGGGAAGGCAAAAAAGTGATCAAAGAGATTATGCCCGATTTTGATGACGAGCGCAGAACTGAAATTTATGCTACCGTTAATAGCGCCCGCCACAACCTTATACCTCAATTGGGCGGTATAATGTATGATGGTGTGATTGATGGCTTAAAGGAGCTGTCTACCAAATATAAAATTTTCATTCTCAGCAATTGCGCAAAAGGCATCATACAGCTTTTCATTGACTGGGCAGGGTTGCATGAATACATCACCGACGAACTGGCTTACGGCATAAACTTTATGCCTAAAAGCCACAACATAAAGTTGCTTAGCGATAAATGGGATTTAATGAGCCCTGTTTATATAGGAGATACTGAAGGCGATGGACAGCAAAGCCGGTTGGCAGGTATCCCGTTTGTATTTGTGAGTTACGGCTTTGGCAACACCGATGATTACGATCTAAAGTTTGATAACTTCTCGGATCTGACAAAGCATTTCATGGGGCTGGAATAG
- the argH gene encoding argininosuccinate lyase: MSKLWQKATDVNQLVDAFTVGKDRELDSQMAAFDVLGSLAHTRMLQSIGLLNSDDLEVVQKELKAIYKEIESGDFAIEADVEDVHSQVEMLLTRRIGEAGKKIHSGRSRNDQVLVDLKLFFRSELQQLVESTDALFRTMINLSEKHKDVLLPGYTHLQVAMPSSFGLWFGAYAESLADDLELVRAAWNITNKNPLGSAAGYGSSFPLNRTMTTELLGFDDLNYNVVYAQMGRGKTERIIAQAISAIAATLGRMAMDQVLYLSQNFAFVSYPENLTTGSSIMPHKKNPDVWEIMRGRCNRLQALPNDVAMMTTNLPSGYHREMQLLKELLFPAFSEIKSCLQMADFMLQNIAVKTDILSDAKYDYLFSVDEVNRLALNGTPFRDAYKQVGLAIEEGQFNPVKKVDHTHEGSVGNLMNDCIVANMDKMLDSFNFRRVNEAIEKLVK, from the coding sequence ATGAGCAAGCTATGGCAAAAAGCGACGGATGTTAATCAATTGGTAGACGCCTTTACCGTTGGCAAGGACCGCGAACTTGATAGTCAAATGGCCGCGTTTGATGTGCTTGGCTCCCTGGCGCACACACGCATGCTGCAAAGTATCGGTTTGCTAAACTCAGACGATCTGGAAGTTGTCCAGAAAGAACTTAAAGCTATTTACAAAGAGATAGAAAGCGGTGATTTTGCCATCGAGGCTGATGTCGAAGATGTGCATTCGCAGGTAGAGATGCTGCTTACCCGCCGCATAGGTGAAGCAGGCAAAAAGATTCACAGCGGCCGCTCACGTAATGACCAGGTTTTGGTCGATCTGAAATTGTTTTTTCGCAGCGAATTGCAGCAATTGGTTGAGTCAACAGATGCCTTGTTTCGCACGATGATTAATCTTAGTGAGAAGCATAAAGATGTTTTGTTGCCGGGCTACACGCATCTGCAGGTGGCTATGCCTTCTTCTTTCGGGTTATGGTTTGGCGCTTACGCGGAGAGCTTAGCTGATGACCTGGAACTGGTGCGTGCTGCCTGGAATATTACCAACAAGAACCCTCTGGGCTCTGCTGCGGGATATGGCTCGTCATTCCCGCTTAATCGTACAATGACGACGGAGCTTCTGGGTTTTGATGACCTGAACTACAATGTAGTGTATGCGCAAATGGGTCGCGGTAAAACAGAACGTATCATCGCGCAAGCAATATCCGCTATTGCAGCAACCCTTGGGCGCATGGCAATGGATCAGGTACTATATTTAAGCCAGAACTTTGCGTTTGTAAGTTACCCCGAAAACCTGACCACAGGTTCGAGCATTATGCCGCACAAAAAGAACCCGGATGTTTGGGAAATTATGCGGGGCCGGTGCAACCGTTTGCAGGCACTGCCTAATGATGTTGCTATGATGACTACCAACCTGCCATCGGGTTATCACCGCGAAATGCAGCTGCTAAAGGAATTGTTATTCCCGGCATTTTCAGAGATCAAAAGCTGCCTGCAAATGGCTGATTTTATGCTGCAAAATATTGCTGTCAAAACCGATATACTGAGCGATGCCAAATACGACTACCTCTTTAGTGTCGATGAGGTTAATCGCTTAGCTTTAAACGGCACACCTTTTCGCGATGCGTATAAACAGGTAGGGCTCGCCATAGAAGAAGGGCAGTTTAACCCGGTAAAAAAGGTAGACCATACCCACGAGGGAAGTGTTGGTAACCTAATGAACGACTGTATTGTTGCTAATATGGATAAGATGCTGGATAGCTTCAACTTTAGAAGGGTTAATGAGGCAATTGAAAAATTGGTGAAATAA
- a CDS encoding DUF72 domain-containing protein, whose amino-acid sequence MEFGKVADADKLPQSYFNLPPDTAFTAHVLANASGSGKFQAHVGCAKWGRKEWVGQIYPPKTKEANFLTEYVKHFDSIELNATFYQVYGPETLSKWAEKAEGNPNFKFCPKFSQSISHIRRLKNAEEITTQFYNGVLAFGDKLGPMFLQLSDNFTPKSFPELKAYLEHLPTDVPVFVEVRHKEWFNTAGTDKDIFALLRDLNIGSVITDASGRRDCGHMNLSTPHAFIRYVGNGLLPTDYGRIDEWVDRIKKWKDEGLQSLWFFMHQHDEQYSPVLADYTIEKLNEALGTSIQRPQFLPKQESMELK is encoded by the coding sequence ATGGAATTTGGTAAAGTAGCCGACGCCGACAAACTGCCTCAATCTTATTTTAACCTCCCGCCCGATACGGCCTTCACTGCGCATGTTCTGGCAAATGCCAGCGGCAGCGGTAAGTTCCAAGCGCACGTTGGTTGTGCCAAATGGGGCCGTAAAGAATGGGTAGGGCAGATCTATCCGCCAAAAACCAAAGAGGCCAACTTTTTAACTGAGTATGTTAAACACTTCGATTCAATAGAGCTAAATGCTACATTTTACCAGGTTTACGGTCCTGAGACTTTAAGCAAATGGGCCGAAAAAGCAGAAGGTAATCCGAATTTTAAATTCTGCCCAAAGTTTTCGCAGTCGATAAGCCACATACGCAGGCTTAAGAACGCCGAAGAAATAACCACGCAATTTTATAATGGCGTCTTAGCTTTTGGCGACAAACTGGGGCCGATGTTCCTGCAGCTAAGTGACAATTTTACCCCAAAGAGCTTCCCCGAATTAAAAGCTTATTTGGAACATTTGCCTACCGATGTCCCGGTTTTCGTGGAAGTGCGACATAAAGAATGGTTTAACACAGCAGGTACGGATAAGGATATTTTTGCGCTGCTGCGCGATTTAAACATTGGCAGTGTGATAACGGACGCCAGCGGACGGCGCGATTGCGGGCATATGAACCTGTCTACGCCACATGCGTTTATCCGCTATGTGGGGAATGGGTTGTTGCCAACAGATTACGGACGCATAGATGAATGGGTCGATCGAATAAAAAAATGGAAAGATGAAGGCCTGCAGTCACTTTGGTTTTTTATGCACCAGCACGATGAACAGTATTCGCCTGTGTTGGCGGATTATACGATTGAAAAATTGAACGAAGCATTAGGCACAAGTATTCAAAGACCGCAATTTCTGCCGAAACAGGAATCTATGGAATTAAAATAA
- a CDS encoding outer membrane beta-barrel family protein, whose translation MKTTLLPFLLLLLSVATLAQTPPIKGVVKGIIIDSAKNAPLGYATIALVDAATKAPVKSTLTKDNGTFELKDLEIKNYLLNVISVGYTSKTIGINTLSSTKPEADAGRIILAPSNAQLGEVKITAAKPLVKQEIDRMSYDVQADPESKAQTAMDMLRKVPLVTIDGDDNIQLQGSGSYRIFINGKPSALLTNNPKDVLRAMPATNIQKIEVITTPPAKYDAEGLAGIINIITSKKTDDGYNGTVTARYNFPWGPNINLSTTYKQGKFGLSGFLGTGRQVPTKFESGSYRETYSPASVFTQNGIFDNAGGGWGYGSVETSYEIDTLNLLTASLNYNFGDFRNSSNKLTQFSSQAPGILPQSYNLINIGGNGYTGTDVSFNYQLGFKRNKQQLLTTSYRYTDYNNGQHNDISSINDVNYNGPDYTQRNNAGEQAHTFQVDYIQPMKKLTLEAGAKAILRKNTSETEATVFSIRNGQGSFVEDPSRENDLIYHQDVYSLYNSYTYKLTKWVFKAGARLERTQVDANFVTNATTLNMGYTNIVPSLSAQLMLPKNQSLTFGYTNRLERPSIYQLNPFVDRSNPQIISTGNPNLRPVISDLIELTYSKSGTGSFSTKLSYMHTGGMAVSVIRLISDTLSETTYENVGNSKILRWNVNGNNPIGKKVNINYSTGLFYVWISGPYNGRFYSNHGLRTNTFVSGSYKPGDGWSFGLSYGFNRRYIMLQGSSNDYMYSSISAYKTFANKKLTITGVVNNPYKTYNQFTNYTSTPDFYQSNTSNNYYRNFSLSLSYKFGKLSSDIKKNQRTINNDDLSGK comes from the coding sequence ATGAAAACAACCTTACTGCCTTTTCTTTTACTTTTACTATCTGTTGCAACATTAGCCCAAACCCCACCCATCAAAGGTGTTGTGAAGGGGATTATTATTGATTCTGCGAAGAATGCGCCCCTGGGATATGCTACCATCGCGCTTGTAGATGCTGCAACCAAAGCACCCGTTAAAAGCACGCTCACCAAAGACAATGGCACTTTTGAGTTAAAAGATCTCGAAATAAAAAATTATCTGCTAAACGTGATATCCGTCGGATACACCTCAAAAACGATCGGGATAAACACGCTGAGCTCGACTAAACCGGAAGCAGACGCCGGCCGCATCATATTAGCTCCATCTAACGCGCAGTTGGGCGAAGTTAAAATAACCGCGGCAAAACCTTTGGTAAAGCAGGAGATAGACCGCATGAGTTACGACGTGCAAGCCGACCCCGAAAGCAAGGCACAAACAGCCATGGATATGCTGCGCAAAGTGCCATTGGTTACTATTGACGGCGACGACAATATACAATTGCAGGGCAGCGGCAGTTATCGCATTTTCATCAATGGCAAACCATCTGCGTTGTTAACCAACAACCCCAAAGATGTGCTGCGTGCCATGCCTGCCACTAACATTCAAAAAATCGAGGTGATCACAACTCCGCCGGCAAAGTACGATGCAGAAGGTTTAGCGGGTATTATTAATATCATCACCAGCAAAAAAACCGACGACGGCTACAATGGCACGGTCACCGCGCGTTACAATTTCCCGTGGGGGCCAAATATCAACTTAAGCACTACATACAAGCAGGGCAAATTTGGCTTGTCGGGCTTTTTGGGTACAGGTAGGCAGGTGCCTACAAAGTTTGAGTCTGGCAGTTACCGCGAGACTTACAGTCCGGCTTCCGTATTTACCCAAAACGGAATATTTGATAATGCCGGCGGTGGCTGGGGTTACGGCAGTGTTGAAACCAGTTACGAGATAGATACCTTAAACCTGCTAACTGCTTCGTTAAACTATAATTTCGGCGATTTTAGGAACAGCAGTAATAAGCTTACGCAATTTAGCAGCCAGGCACCTGGCATTTTGCCGCAATCATACAACCTTATTAATATTGGTGGCAACGGTTACACCGGTACAGATGTGAGCTTTAACTACCAACTGGGATTTAAACGTAACAAGCAGCAGTTGCTGACAACATCGTACCGCTACACAGACTACAACAATGGGCAGCACAATGATATCAGTTCGATTAACGATGTCAATTATAATGGACCTGATTATACCCAACGCAATAACGCCGGTGAGCAAGCGCACACTTTCCAGGTGGACTACATACAGCCCATGAAAAAGCTAACGCTTGAAGCGGGAGCAAAAGCAATTTTACGCAAGAACACCAGCGAAACAGAAGCTACTGTATTCAGTATCCGGAACGGGCAGGGATCATTTGTTGAAGATCCGTCGCGCGAGAATGACCTTATTTACCATCAGGATGTTTATAGCCTTTACAACTCTTACACATACAAGTTAACCAAATGGGTGTTTAAAGCAGGAGCGCGCTTAGAGCGTACACAAGTTGACGCTAACTTTGTAACAAACGCTACCACGCTTAATATGGGCTACACAAATATTGTCCCGTCTCTTTCTGCACAATTGATGCTGCCTAAAAACCAAAGCCTTACATTCGGTTACACCAACCGTTTAGAACGGCCGAGCATTTACCAGCTAAACCCATTTGTAGACCGGTCTAACCCGCAGATCATATCCACCGGCAACCCTAACTTAAGGCCTGTGATCAGCGATCTGATCGAACTAACTTACTCAAAGTCGGGCACAGGTAGCTTTAGTACCAAATTAAGTTATATGCACACCGGCGGTATGGCGGTGAGTGTGATCAGGCTCATATCTGACACACTATCTGAAACCACTTATGAAAACGTAGGCAACAGCAAAATTTTGCGCTGGAATGTAAACGGCAATAATCCCATCGGCAAAAAGGTGAACATTAATTACAGCACCGGTTTATTTTACGTTTGGATAAGCGGCCCTTACAATGGGCGCTTTTACAGCAACCATGGCCTGCGAACCAATACCTTTGTGAGCGGTAGTTATAAACCGGGCGACGGCTGGAGTTTTGGACTGAGTTATGGGTTTAACCGAAGATATATCATGCTGCAGGGCAGCTCTAATGACTACATGTATTCGTCGATAAGTGCGTATAAAACCTTTGCAAATAAAAAGCTTACAATTACAGGAGTGGTGAACAATCCTTACAAAACGTATAACCAATTTACCAATTACACATCAACGCCCGACTTTTACCAAAGCAATACCAGCAACAATTATTACCGCAATTTCAGCTTAAGCTTAAGCTACAAGTTTGGAAAGCTAAGCAGCGATATCAAAAAGAATCAGCGCACTATCAATAATGATGATCTAAGCGGAAAATAA
- a CDS encoding aldose epimerase family protein, producing the protein MKKIFYPVIAVALSIAFESCTSKSDKSATMSTDSLLPDSSGFNQTINGKQVKLFKLKGENGMEAAITNFGGRVVSLLVKSAAGKMVDVVAGFDDLKGYQGSASNYYGALIGRYGNRIAKGHFNLNGTDYTLFINNKPNSLHGGKVGFDSKVWDAKMLNEHTLELTYHSADMEEGYPGNLDVKVTYAVTKYNSLSITYEAKTDKLTVINLTNHSYFNLNGWGSGDILKHIIQINADAYTPVDSTLIPTGKIADVKGTPFDFRAPLPIGDRIDANDGQITFGKGYDHNFVLNKHSTQLPVVTVSGDKTGLVMKVFTTEPGVQFYTGNFMKGDSKMKGGHPDAYRNAFCLETQHFPDSPNQPNFPSTVLKPGKVYKSLTYYQFEKH; encoded by the coding sequence ATGAAAAAAATTTTCTATCCTGTTATAGCGGTGGCGCTGTCTATCGCGTTTGAATCTTGTACCAGTAAAAGCGATAAATCTGCAACCATGAGCACAGACAGCCTTTTGCCCGATAGTTCGGGTTTTAATCAAACCATAAATGGCAAGCAAGTAAAGCTGTTCAAGCTAAAGGGCGAAAACGGCATGGAGGCCGCTATCACCAATTTTGGTGGGCGTGTGGTTAGCTTGTTGGTAAAGTCGGCCGCAGGCAAAATGGTTGATGTTGTTGCCGGCTTTGACGATTTGAAAGGCTATCAAGGTTCTGCGTCAAATTATTATGGAGCATTAATAGGCCGTTACGGCAACCGCATAGCAAAGGGACATTTTAACCTGAATGGGACTGATTATACCTTATTCATCAACAATAAACCTAACAGTTTGCACGGCGGCAAAGTAGGTTTTGATTCTAAAGTTTGGGACGCCAAAATGCTGAATGAACATACGCTTGAACTCACCTATCATTCGGCTGACATGGAAGAAGGTTACCCAGGTAACCTGGATGTTAAAGTGACTTACGCGGTGACGAAATATAACAGCCTTTCTATTACTTATGAAGCCAAAACCGATAAGCTAACAGTAATCAATTTGACCAATCACTCGTACTTTAATTTGAACGGCTGGGGCAGCGGCGATATTCTGAAACATATTATACAAATTAACGCTGATGCCTACACACCTGTTGATTCTACCCTGATCCCAACTGGCAAGATCGCTGATGTTAAAGGCACACCATTTGATTTCAGGGCACCTTTGCCCATTGGTGACCGTATTGATGCTAACGATGGTCAGATCACTTTTGGTAAAGGCTATGACCACAATTTTGTGCTGAATAAACACAGCACACAACTGCCTGTAGTAACCGTATCCGGCGATAAAACCGGATTGGTGATGAAGGTGTTTACTACCGAACCGGGCGTGCAATTTTATACCGGCAACTTTATGAAAGGCGATAGCAAAATGAAAGGTGGCCACCCGGACGCTTATCGTAACGCTTTTTGCCTGGAGACCCAGCACTTCCCAGATTCACCTAATCAGCCAAATTTTCCATCAACCGTTCTAAAGCCGGGTAAAGTATATAAATCGCTTACGTATTATCAATTTGAGAAGCACTGA